The window GAAACTAAACAAACAATCTTTgggatatgtatatgtatgtacttaaacgagtatgtatgtgtatatatataccCTTTGGTTTTAAAGGGGTTCCATatgaaatttctaataattttgatTTCTAAATGCTTGGAACTAGCTCCATGATGgttctataaactaaactttcaTTTCTAAAGCTGCAAGGTACATATTTGTCTCCTTGAATACATATGgaagtaattttctttataaatagttAGACGGAATATTAcaagtacaacaacaacaaaaattacagATCCTTTGATtaacataagaaaaaaaaaggataaaaaccaaaaaaaagtgaaaaaaggtTAAATATTGGTTTTGGGTTTGTCTTCCTTCCcatgtatgtatggatgtatgtgtgtatagagtttttatacattttctctGTCAATGTCATCAATgcgaaaaaatcaaaatacatacataagtagaaaaataaatgtcaaatatttactttgattttgtttttgtctggGGGGAAAGTTAGGTGGTGAAAAAAGAGAACATTCTTATTCATGACATTATAAAAATGGCAAATACTATAATCGTAatgttgtataattttttttgtatagattattcaatatgtttttgtaaGGAAATGTACATTTTgtgattattttaatgaaaccgGAAGAGATTTATTAAAGTTGTTTTCGTccaattatttgaaatattatgtaaaaattgAGTAAATCTTAATTAAAGATCTGTTAAGGAGGGATtgagacaaggtacaattcaacttaaatgttttattatgaaagctTAATTACATTTCACTTTTTGTAACAGATGTAGGGTATTTTATGTTCGGCCGcgaccgactataatttcttacttgtttttacttcAGATTGTGTACTTGGAAAATTTGTATAATCCAATTTCTAAACATAAACTCTAGtacatgtcaaattttattccgAAAGGATTTTGAACCAGTGGTCCACATACATAGGTCGCAGGATAAGAAATTtgcttaaacaaattataaaaaaaaaatcgtaacaacaaatacaacaacaaagataggatatacatatgtatgtggttTTTCGTAACCATCTCTTCCCTGACATGGAATTCTGTTTAAAcccatacattttattttatgattaacataaaatttaaattctaataagTCATatcatcaaatttaaattttatttatagaccAACTTTATACAAAAAGGACTTGTTACACTTTTCGTACATATAACTGCTGCTTATATATAGTATACGAATATATATTGTGCTAAACTTTTTATccataaataaatcataaataatatttacatattatttaacattaaatttttataaacttcaaGCGTATAAAATGTGtctttgtattgtatttgtcacAATCTGCTTGTCTTATGACCACATTATGATtccattcttttttttttcttggccTTTTATAGGACGAACGTTTGTTTTTACTCTTGCGGAAATATGTCAAAAACAAATCAAGTAGAAGTTCAAAATCAAagttaaacaaatatacatacatgcatgcatataaacaaataagatTACATACAGACCATaccatacataagtatgtaaaaAACCCACATTAAAAGTCAACAACATTGTGTTTTTGTCACGATTTCCTTTTTCCGGAAATAGGAAGAGTTGTAGTAGTAGTGAAGTTTAAGTTGTAAAATTAACCCATTCCAGTAGTTTTATAAGATGTGAATGTATCCTTTTTAACTTATGGTTTGTCTTAATCGTTAAAAAGATCGTAAGACAAGCCTCACTTTAGTGTCTACTAGTAATCAAGAGTATAGACACTTTAATAAAGTACAACAATTCCTGTAGGGTTTATTAAGAATTAATAGTGAATGCTTAGCTGTATTCCTAGAACACTTAGGTCTTAACAGCAGAACGCTCCCAATTCTCGGCTGCTAAACAaatcgaaagtttttttttcgaaaatgaaCTTTTGTTAAAGCTTTAGGTACTTTATAGACACTTTAATATAATACAACAATTCCCGTAGGATCCATTAAGAATTAATAGTGAATCCAAAGCTAAGCATACCTAGGACATTTGGATCTTGACAGCCGAACGCTCCTGATTTCTCGGCAGCTAAACAAATCGAAAGTTCTCTTTCCGGAAATGAACTTCCGTTAAAGCTTTACTTTATAGACACTTTAATATAGTGCAACAATTTCTGTAGGATCCATTAAGAATTAATTATGAGTCCACAACTAAGCATACCTATGACATTTGGATCTTGAGAGCCGAACGCTTCCGATTCTCTGCAGCAATACAAATCGAAAGTTCTCTTTCAGGAAATGAACTTTCTTTAAAGCTTTACTCTACCTTGAACTGTTGGGTTTTAAGTTTATAGAGAAAAACACTTTGATGTTTAAGTCCACGTTGATAAAAATAAGTTAGACGAAACAGTTAGTTTTGctggtaaaaaatattatttatttattcatacatacacacacatacgcacacacaaacaaacatcaTATCATATGAAAGATgttcgttattttttttgttcttcatttCTTTCCTTCTGTTTATCATtattaatctttataaaaaaatattataacgagaaaaagaaatattttagcaaataaatttcaaaaacatacaGAGGAATagtattaaaacaagtaagaaatctGGACTGAACCGAATCTTTAATACCCTTTgcattttgtgttaaaaataatataagaatattaatacatattaattatatatatttatccaACTCTGACTTtggtaaataacaaaacaacaacaaaaatccacAGATTCATACTTtacatgttgttgtttatattaataGTAGTTGCAAACTGCCTCATCAACATAGAACAATTCCACTGTAGcgacaatattaaattttgaaaatttgtttactaacatacatatttgtttacacTATAACCAAAAAACGGATACAACAAATGCAATACCATATAAGCCAATGGCAAGGatatacaataaatatacacacacataaactCATTTAATGTTTgcaaatttatgtatgtatgtctatgCTCTATTTTCAAATGACTTTGGGACAAgtaatttttttcgattttcttaaagttttttttttcttgtcacTTCCTCTTCCTTTATTTTTCTTCTCTGTTTACTCATATAATTTTTTCCTTGCTTTCTTTTAAGTGCCATTTGACTAACTGTAGTCATCATAACTGAAATAATCTACTCAACATTAGAGAATTGTACAAAGTTGATtacgaaaattttgtttttttgatggTCGCAAAAATAGAATgaaatgtataatatatatgaaaaatgtgaAATGAAATTATTGAAATGCTCAAGAgtatctatatatatgtatatggaccCCCGGTagtgtttttggaaaaaaatgaaaataaagtacttataGAAACACACATAGAAAGAAATGTTTATTCTACTAAGTATATGTTCAGTATTATATTTGTGGCAAAATATACtgttaaagaatttaatatggAAGAGAAACTTTAGAGTACTAAatctagttcagctttagtttaattctagtttagttccagttcagttctagttcagttctagttcagttctagttcagttctagttcagttctagttcagttctagttcagttctagttcagttctagttNNNNNNNNNNNNNNNNNNNNNNNNNNNNNNNNNNNNNNNNNNNNNNNNNNNNNNNNNNNNNNNNNNNNNNNNNNNNNNNNNNNNNNNNNNNNNNNNNNNNgatagatagatagatagatagatagatagatagatagatagatagatagatagatagataaatagatagatagatagatagatagatagatagatatatagatagataaattgatTGATTGACTGACTTATTGATTGAAAATCTCCTCTATTAGTGTTTTCCCGTACTTGCTACTAAAAATTTATGACACAcgtttttttagtttcattattatttctttattcaacattatttttctctttaatttatttagctaaatttaaatacaattttgcaataaatttataaaacaaaaagctggctaataaacaaaaaattttgtttatttttccaacaaaaataaattgtgcAATACAAATTTGTGCtttaataaattagtttgtaaaaaaaaataaatataaacccTAATAAGGaacattaaagtataaaaaaattgtctctttaataatatacatattaatataaaattaaatgctaAGTACTTAAGGGGAAAGTCATTATTATTCACTTTTAACTACCAACAATGATGatactaaaattgaaaaaaaaagtccACATAAAAATTCAGAGTTCAAACAGgaaaacaaaagaacaaaattttattaagagaaATATTCGATAGGCAGTAGATagatattcaaaattatttaaatgaaaattttaattattataaagattTGTGAAGTTAGTTGTAATCTATCTTCTCTGTTTGAACTCGaacacaataaaaatttgtgcgtttttttaaataagaaaaaaataagcaaaaagaaCATTAAACTTGCAGGACCGCTTGGTTTGCATTTCCATACCACTacagtttgaaaataaaataaatcgatgtttaaataaagctaaGACAGAAAAGTCATTCTCGTTGGAACCTCAATCAACTCATAATTTACACAGACAGAACAATAAAGGTATAAAACAACCAATTGCTATAAAAACTGGCATTAAAACCATCGAGTCATCCATAGTATAGGGATTCGGTTGACGAGGACCActtgttttactatttttacgATTATCCGTAAAGGACAAATCGAAatcttcttcatcatcatccATAGCCAAAGTATTATCCTCCTCTAAGGGTGGCGTTGGTATCTTGTTTTCCTCGGCTAAAGATCTTTTAATATTGGCCGATTTCTTAATGCTACTGGCTGTAGTTGTTATAGGCTGTTCCGTCATTTCTTTATAATCAACATCTTGTATGATGGCCTCATTGTGTAGCGGTTTCAATTTGGGTATTCTACTGACATCGCCTTTGAAGAGAACAAAGGCATTGATTTTGGGATTATCATAGGAACCCTTTATGAATTCCAAACGCACCAAATTATTGCGTATATCGGAAATTTCATCTTTGAAGTGTAATTTGCCTCGTGTTACGGTAAAATAGACATATTCATCATGTGCAGTACCACGTCCTACTTGAGCAAATATATCCAGATTAGAGACTACTTCGTGTTTACGATTTAGCACAACATCAAAAATCTgtaaagtaaaaagaaaaagcaTTTTGATATGATTTTTATGTgtttaatcaaaatttcaaattatggaaaaaaatcgaaatttaggaaaaaaattttaaatccaaaaattttcagttttggaaaaaacgaaattttatcatttcaacttttgttgtaaaaacccaaaattgtttatattaactTACCTTCATATTTGGTTCATTAAAATACACTTCACAGAATTTCAGCACTAATGCATATTCACCATCCCCCTCCAAGGGTAAATCATAGCCAAAAGTGGCAGTGTGATAACGTTCCGTACGATACAAAACCTCATCCTGTTCCGGTACTCTGCCAATAATCAACAAATGATTACCATAATCCGAGGCAGTGCCCACATTTAAGGGATCTGATTCATAGTGTATACTATGTTTATCAATATGATCATAGCCACCGGCATTAACAGCATAGATTACCTGTAGACTATTGTCTTTATTATCGGCAGCATTAGTAGAGGCAATGCAAATGCTGCTGCTTATCAATAATAGCAACGATGACCATGAAAATGTCACTATTTTTAACCTTTCGCTTAAACGTGTCTTCATGGTCTAGAACTCACGGTGTATATAAACAATTAGCTAtagatttatttgatttttaaatttttctagcTGCCTTCGTGGCTTTTGTCAAtgctatttttataacaagCTGTTTAGGGTACGtgttccttttaaattttttttcttgtttgcaATTTTTGCTGAGGTTGCAATTTGTTCAAGGCGTGCTGTAAGTGCAGAAAACTTCTATTATATTGTAAATATGAATGTTGgcaagtttttaatgaaaattttgtaaaattattgattttttcattcacttttttgggggaaaaattattgtttacctTTTTTCGGCGTGCTAggtcaaattattttttttttcggtaaattactgaaaattttttgttgataatCGATCAGCTGTTAACTGTTTATGGTTTTTCATAATAAGCAGCTTATGTATATATCAGGAGAATGACAAAATTAGTGCTACCAGATTGAGTTGGGTAAACTGCTCTTTATTTACATAGAGAGTAGTTATTACTTATATCTgctattaaaattcatttattgaTATAATTTTGTGACAAActtatttcttattaatttaataaaatattttataaaattaaattttatttttgttttaattcttcCTGCTATAATATTAAGCATCACAATACGGCAACACTTTTCAGTTATTGTTGAAATACCTTCTCTAGCTgtcattattttgaaaaaaaaacactctctGAACATCAACACGTGCGGTAGATGttggaatttattaaatttgctttaaattttaataaatttatttaaaaactattaaataaaagtgCAGAAGATAATAATATTAAGTTAACAAATCCATAAAGTGTAAAAGTAAAACTTATTCTACTTTTAACACATAAATAATTGGCCGCAA of the Lucilia cuprina isolate Lc7/37 chromosome 2, ASM2204524v1, whole genome shotgun sequence genome contains:
- the LOC111685332 gene encoding malectin-A; this encodes MKTRLSERLKIVTFSWSSLLLLISSSICIASTNAADNKDNSLQVIYAVNAGGYDHIDKHSIHYESDPLNVGTASDYGNHLLIIGRVPEQDEVLYRTERYHTATFGYDLPLEGDGEYALVLKFCEVYFNEPNMKIFDVVLNRKHEVVSNLDIFAQVGRGTAHDEYVYFTVTRGKLHFKDEISDIRNNLVRLEFIKGSYDNPKINAFVLFKGDVSRIPKLKPLHNEAIIQDVDYKEMTEQPITTTASSIKKSANIKRSLAEENKIPTPPLEEDNTLAMDDDEEDFDLSFTDNRKNSKTSGPRQPNPYTMDDSMVLMPVFIAIGCFIPLLFCLCKL